The Faecalibacterium sp. I3-3-33 DNA window TGACCTGCATCTTGGTAGCGCCAGCCTCAGCCAGGATGACGTCGAACTCGGTCTTCTCTTCCTCAGCGGCAGCAGCAGCGCCAGCAGCAGCGGGAGCAGCAGCAGCAACAGCAGAAACACCGAACTCCTCGCAGTAGGTGTCGATCAGTTCCTTCAGCTCCAGAACGGTCAGGCCCTTGACGGACTCGATGATGGCAGTAATCTTCTCAGAA harbors:
- the rplL gene encoding 50S ribosomal protein L7/L12, translated to MASEKITAIIESVKGLTVLELKELIDTYCEEFGVSAVAAAAPAAAGAAAAAEEEKTEFDVILAEAGATKMQVIKVVKEITGLGLKEAKAIVDGAPKAVKEKVSQAEADDIKKKLEEAGAKVEVK